In one window of uncultured Draconibacterium sp. DNA:
- a CDS encoding glycoside hydrolase family 32 protein, producing the protein MNFLSTTLLSIALSISLPAQKKEQKLYDELYRPQFHFTPEKNWHNDPNGLVFYDNEYHMFYQYNPNGNEWGYMHWGHTISTDLLHWQQFPVALYPDEGSTDKERCTAYSGSAIVDENNLLGKQSGSNKTLVAFYTSQHCGQRIAYSIDKGRTWEKYEGNPIIPLDENDDARDPKVFWHEESGKWVMALYRKSGDDENSKGVSFYTSSNMVDWEWQSHIPGFFECPDLVKFQVTNRPDETKWVLFDGDGSYFIGSFDGKSFTPETAKMKSDWGKNYYATQTWSNISESDGRVIQIAWMRGGKFPDMPFNGQMSFPCELSVTKFDYGYQLIRKPVSEIEKLHGKHYSWEDKNVFPGLNDNKLKKVSGDCLHIIGEFDLKTTDNFGFMLRNGNKSAGTEILYNVKRETLTVLGCTVPLPPVDHTIKLEILLDRSSIEIFANDGKKVISNCFTPSEKATDVVLFTNGGELGIDKIDVYEMNSIWEKE; encoded by the coding sequence ATGAACTTTTTATCAACAACCTTACTGTCTATTGCTCTGTCGATTAGTCTTCCCGCGCAAAAAAAAGAGCAAAAGCTTTACGATGAACTTTACCGCCCACAATTCCATTTTACGCCGGAAAAGAACTGGCATAACGATCCGAACGGGCTGGTTTTTTACGATAATGAATACCACATGTTTTACCAATATAATCCCAACGGAAACGAATGGGGTTACATGCACTGGGGGCACACAATAAGTACCGATTTATTGCATTGGCAACAATTTCCGGTTGCCCTTTACCCTGATGAAGGTTCGACTGACAAAGAAAGATGCACCGCCTATTCAGGCTCGGCAATTGTTGATGAAAACAACCTGCTTGGCAAACAAAGCGGAAGTAACAAAACACTGGTTGCCTTTTATACCAGTCAGCACTGCGGACAGCGCATTGCCTACAGCATCGACAAAGGTAGAACCTGGGAGAAATATGAAGGCAACCCAATAATTCCGTTAGATGAAAATGACGATGCCCGCGACCCTAAAGTATTCTGGCACGAAGAAAGTGGAAAATGGGTAATGGCACTTTACCGCAAGTCGGGTGATGACGAAAACAGCAAAGGAGTTTCGTTCTACACATCAAGCAATATGGTTGACTGGGAATGGCAAAGCCACATACCAGGTTTTTTCGAATGCCCCGACCTGGTAAAATTCCAGGTTACCAACCGCCCCGATGAAACAAAATGGGTACTTTTTGATGGTGATGGCAGCTATTTTATTGGCAGTTTCGATGGCAAATCGTTTACCCCTGAAACAGCAAAAATGAAAAGCGATTGGGGTAAAAATTATTACGCCACACAAACCTGGAGCAATATTTCGGAGTCGGATGGACGCGTTATACAAATTGCATGGATGCGAGGCGGGAAATTCCCCGACATGCCTTTTAACGGACAGATGTCGTTTCCGTGCGAACTGTCGGTTACAAAATTCGATTATGGTTACCAGCTCATACGAAAACCAGTTTCAGAGATTGAAAAATTACATGGCAAGCATTATTCGTGGGAAGACAAAAATGTTTTCCCCGGACTTAACGATAACAAACTAAAAAAGGTATCGGGCGATTGCCTGCACATCATTGGCGAATTCGATCTGAAAACAACCGATAATTTTGGTTTTATGCTTCGCAATGGTAATAAGTCGGCCGGAACAGAGATTCTGTATAATGTAAAACGGGAAACACTAACCGTACTTGGTTGCACCGTACCACTTCCACCTGTAGACCATACAATTAAACTCGAAATATTACTCGACCGCTCCTCCATTGAAATTTTTGCCAACGACGGGAAAAAAGTGATTAGCAACTGTTTCACCCCAAGCGAAAAAGCAACTGATGTTGTACTTTTTACCAACGGCGGAGAACTGGGAATTGACAAAATTGATGTTTACGAAATGAATTCGATCTGGGAAAAAGAATAA